The Cucurbita pepo subsp. pepo cultivar mu-cu-16 chromosome LG05, ASM280686v2, whole genome shotgun sequence nucleotide sequence ttaaatttcATGTGGGAAATTAGATGGGAGGTGATGATTCATAATTGGTctacaagaacaaagaagaagaagaagaagaagaagaagaagaagaagaagaaagggggAGTAATCATAAATTTGACATCTAActctaatttaattatcatCGACTAcatcaagaaattaaatatccTGAGAATGAGAGAAACAAACTTGAAGACatggaaaaataattgaaattaaaagaagaaaaaaaggaacaaaccCAAATTAATTCATCTCCATGCCTGAGTGGCTACCTAACAAACAACTCAaaaggatatggaaattatatatatttatatatgttttggGGAGGAGGAGGGGGGGGTTAGTACGGAGGTCGAGCCGTACCCCAATAAGCTGCTTCCGATGGCGGCATTTGAATTGAGTTTAACAGATTCGGAGGCAAACCGTGAAATAACGGCACATTTCCGTCGCCCAGAagttgttgttgctgttgaTGATGCGCTGTTTGCGGCGGTTGGGACTGTCCAACTTCATCCGGCGACCCAATTCCGCCTCCGCCCTGCAGTGGCGGCATCGGCGGTTGGTCGTCGTCTTCCAACGGCAGGCGTTCATAAGCAGCGTTGCTAAACGAGGCAGCCATGATGACGACGGGGCCGGAGGCGACTAAAGTACCCACAACGCTACCGCCGACTACCTGCCCCTGACCGCCGGCGAGGTAAATAGTCAAGCTGGTTGCAGCTGGAGGAGCCGGCGGAGGGAGGAAAGAGCCGGCAAGGGATAAGATCTCAAAGCGACCATGTAAGTTGACAATTGCACCAGGGGAGGCCGGCTGGCGGAGAGTGACGTTGGTGACGGTGCCAGTACCACTCATAATGCAAACGCCGCGCTGGCGGCGGCGAGCGAAGGTGGCGACGCTGTCGACGATGTCACAGCCGTCAGTGACTTCGATGACATGAGTCCGAAGGGCGTTGGCACTGTCGCgagtaataataattggtGGCTTGGGTTTATTCTTGGATCCGGCGGGTCTTCCTCTGGGTCGTCGAGTAATCTCTCCATCAGCAGCGGCAGCGTCGGCAGCGCTGGTGGGGGCAGAGTTGTTGTGGTCATCATCGTCTCGATCTCGTTTGAGACGAGTAGTGGTGGCGCTATGTTCTTCTTCAGAATTATTGTTGTGGTGGAATTGTTGTTGGAGATGGAAATCCCGTGTGTGGAAAGGAGGGGGAAGAGAGTGGGCATCCATGGggtttcaattcaattcaatccaatTCCTTCCTGGGTTTTGGGTTacaattgaaattgaaacagAATCCCAAATTATGTTTTGTTGTGTTGAGGCTAAGAGAGGGAATTTGTTGGGTTAAGTTTTGGTGatgctcatctcatcatccgaTCTGATCTGAGAAGGAGAGAgctctagagagagagagttatgTTTCTTGGGGTTTAGGGTTAGATGGGAGATGGGTTGGGATTCGTTAGAGGTGCGTGCTTATGCCTCTGGGCGGTGCCTGGGTCCCTCTTCTTTCtatctctcttttctct carries:
- the LOC111794921 gene encoding AT-hook motif nuclear-localized protein 24-like yields the protein MDAHSLPPPFHTRDFHLQQQFHHNNNSEEEHSATTTRLKRDRDDDDHNNSAPTSAADAAAADGEITRRPRGRPAGSKNKPKPPIIITRDSANALRTHVIEVTDGCDIVDSVATFARRRQRGVCIMSGTGTVTNVTLRQPASPGAIVNLHGRFEILSLAGSFLPPPAPPAATSLTIYLAGGQGQVVGGSVVGTLVASGPVVIMAASFSNAAYERLPLEDDDQPPMPPLQGGGGIGSPDEVGQSQPPQTAHHQQQQQLLGDGNVPLFHGLPPNLLNSIQMPPSEAAYWGTARPPY